In Notolabrus celidotus isolate fNotCel1 chromosome 8, fNotCel1.pri, whole genome shotgun sequence, a genomic segment contains:
- the pcdh20 gene encoding LOW QUALITY PROTEIN: protocadherin-20 (The sequence of the model RefSeq protein was modified relative to this genomic sequence to represent the inferred CDS: deleted 2 bases in 1 codon; substituted 1 base at 1 genomic stop codon), with protein sequence MQVSAVGGACHEFCLSYAGLGCSFCPXSSLATGDLVTCLRAMGHGTLDNMNWAGLLQNLLLVLHLWQITCDSSVWFSVPEEREPGILAGSLSKHFPPPYQLLTQEYLWMDKNTGNFYTTEQKMDREALCPEETKTEECIILHNAIVGPSGDLIQFPVIIEDINDNAPHFENGEIHLRVSEDVTVGTSFLLDDTAQDRDAGYNSELHYHLDDSDGAFSLKVEGDGSVIMLVVQTALDRETLDLYQMALVASDCGSHPLSATATLIVTVTDVNDNCPSFSPDSPRNVTIPGDTPKNTLVAQVRATDPDSGLNAAIMYSLSPKVSERAKELFSLETLTGNIRLTQDLQSDNSEELLLKVLASSRHCPPADSQVTVSVLPKAHQELTIKIRFIAEHQNQTLVLQENQPPTVLAVLELEGDSSFKGSSLSIESEVPFTLNPQNGKYLLSTSKPLDFEMKSEHHISVVMHKRSAKGSVIAASRRVIRVMVADVNDNTPQFLQSQYQLEVEENNQPGMSLLRVSASDADSGHNGRVTYRLGKHTPAIFNIDSVTGQLSVSASLDREQQGEHKLTVFARDSGSPPLESAATVSILVLDQNDNAPVFLTPHFIFFIPENVPPFTQVGGVGVTDPDEGKNGNTELHVVNSSGPFVVDNTQGTLRSTTNLDRETQDRYELYLLASDHGHPVTLTSTARVTIFVEDINDNQPLVILPSSNFSCLTVSPATIAGTMITKIYAIDEDSGLNSEITYTVVAPETVQNDCPFQVDSRSGNITVEQQLLQKDLGMHHLFIVVRDGGKPAPLYTTVWVNLLVNDSTEPCHLDRAPTWTGTPHLGQTPSKAPICEAKDATSGQLTLLVGLCMMLASTCLLVVSVVLYLKQRRGSLQQRKRGHGEENEIPLRLKNKYYSED encoded by the exons ATGCAG GTAAGTGCTGTAGGAGGGGCATGTCATGAATTTTGCCTCAGCTATGCAGGTTTAGGTTGCAGCTTCTGTCCTTAGAGCTCACTTGCTACCGGGGATCTT GTAACATGTTTGAGGGCGATGGGCCATGGGACTCTTGATAATATGAACTGGGCTGGACTGCTACAG AATCTGCTGCTTGTGCTTCATCTCTGGCAGATCACATGTGACTCTTCTGTCTGGTTTTCCGTCCCAGAGGAACGGGAGCCTGGTATTCTGGCCGGGTCGCTTAGTAAACACTTTCCACCTCCGTACCAGCTCCTGACCCAGGAGTATCTTTGGATGGACAAAAACACAGGGAATTTCTACACCACTGAGCAAAAGATGGATCGTGAGGCCCTGTGCCCCGAGGAGACGAAGACTGAGGAATGCATTATTTTACACAATGCTATTGTAGGGCCCTCAGGAGACCTTATTCAGTTCCCTGTGATCATAGAGGACATCAATGACAATGCACCTCATTTTGAAAATGGTGAAATACACCTGAGGGTGTCTGAGGATGTCACAGTGGGTACCAGTTTCTTACTGGATGACACAGCTCAGGACAGAGATGCCGGATATAACAGTGAGCTGCATTACCACCTGGATGATTCTGATGGAGCTTTCAGTTTAAAAGTGGAAGGCGATGGGTCTGTCATCATGCTGGTTGTGCAAACGGCTCTGGATAGGGAGACTCTGGACCTTTATCAGATGGCGCTGGTGGCATCTGACTGCGGCTCACACCCTTTAAGTGCTACAGCAACTTTAATAGTCACTGTGACAGATGTTAATGACAACTGTCCAAGCTTTAGCCCTGACAGCCCCCGCAATGTCACCATCCCTGGGGACACCCCGAAGAACACACTGGTTGCTCAGGTCAGAGCAACAGATCCAGATTCAGGCCTGAATGCTGCCATCATGTACTCCCTTAGTCCCAAAGTGTCTGAGCGGGCCAAGGAGCTCTTTAGCCTTGAAACCCTCACAGGGAACATCAGACTAACACAGGACCTCCAAAGTGACAACTCGGAGGAGCTTCTGCTGAAAGTGTTAGCGAGCAGCCGCCACTGCCCCCCAGCAGACAGTCAGGTAACTGTATCCGTGCTCCCTAAGGCGCACCAAGAGCTGACGATCAAGATCAGGTTCATAGCCGAGCATCAAAACCAAACTCTGGTGTTACAAGAGAACCAGCCCCCCACCGTCTTAGCTGTTTTAGAGCTGGAGGgtgacagcagctttaaaggctCATCTCTTTCCATTGAGAGCGAGGTGCCTTTCACTTTGAACCCGCAGAATGGTAAATATCTACTTTCCACATCAAAGCCCTTAGACTTTGAGATGAAAAGTGAACATCATATTTCTGTGGTAATGCACAAGAGATCAGCCAAAGGGTCTGTGATCGCTGCCTCCAGGCGTGTGATCAGGGTGATGGTGGCAGATGTCAATGATAATACTCCGCAATTCCTGCAGTCTCAGTATCAGCTGGAGGTGGAGGAAAACAACCAGCCTGGGATGTCACTGCTCCGGGTCTCGGCTTCAGATGCAGACAGCGGACACAATGGGAGGGTGACCTACAGGCTGGgcaaacacacacccgccaTCTTTAACATTGACTCGGTGACAGGTCAACTGTCTGTGTCCGCCTCTCTGGATAGAGAGCAGCAGGGTGAGCACAAACTCACAGTGTTTGCACGAGATAGCGGCTCTCCTCCATTGGAGTCAGCGGCTACAGTATCCATTCTTGTTCTGGACCAGAATGACAATGCACCTGTGTTTCTCACCCCTCATTTTATCTTTTTCATCCCTGAGAATGTCCCACCATTCACCCAGGTGGGAGGTGTAGGGGTGACAGACCCAGATGAAGGAAAGAATGGGAACACAGAGTTGCATGTTGTTAACAGCAGTGGACCCTTTGTTGTGGATAACACCCAGGGGACACTACGCTCCACCACCAACTTGGACCGCGAGACACAGGACCGCTACGAACTCTACCTGCTGGCCAGTGATCACGGCCACCCGGTCACTTTGACATCCACTGCCAGGGTGACTATCTTTGTAGAGGACATCAATGACAACCAGCCTTTAGTGATTCTTCCCAGCAGCAACTTCTCATGCCTGACTGTATCTCCAGCAACCATCGCAGGCACCATGATTACAAAGATCTACGCCATTGATGAGGACTCAGGGCTAAATTCAGAGATTACGTACACTGTTGTGGCGCCGGAAACAGTTCAGAATGACTGCCCATTCCAGGTCGATTCAAGGTCTGGGAATATCACTGTGGAGCAACAACTTCTACAAAAAGACCTGGGAATGCATCATTTGTTCATTGTGGTTAGAGATGGGGGGAAACCAGCTCCACTTTACACCACTGTGTGGGTTAATCTGCTGGTTAATGACAGCACGGAGCCCTGCCATTTGGACAGAGCGCCCACTTGGACTGGAACACCTCACTTGGGTCAAACCCCTTCAAAGGCCCCTATCTGTGAGGCCAAGGACGCCACATCAGGTCAGTTGACTCTATTAGTAGGCCTGTGTATGATGCTTGCGTCCACATGTTTGCTGGTGGTGTCGGTTGTTTTGTACctgaaacagaggagaggaagtctacaacagaggaagagggggcACGGCGAAGAGAATGAGATTCCACTCAGGctcaaaaacaaatattactCTGAAGACTAA